One genomic region from Spirulina subsalsa PCC 9445 encodes:
- a CDS encoding XisH family protein gives MAAKDLFHEAVKEGLQKEQWQITADPLLLKIDQVKLEIDLAADSLLVANKGTEKIAVEIKSFISNSLITDFHLAVGQFINYRTALRMLQSERVLYLAVPADAFNAFFRERFPQEVIRSYQIKLIVYNPIHSEIAQWIN, from the coding sequence ATGGCAGCCAAAGACCTGTTTCATGAAGCAGTTAAGGAAGGGCTACAAAAGGAACAATGGCAGATTACGGCTGACCCTTTATTGCTCAAAATTGATCAGGTTAAACTGGAGATAGATTTAGCGGCGGATAGTCTCTTAGTTGCCAACAAAGGGACGGAAAAAATCGCGGTTGAAATTAAGAGTTTTATCAGTAACTCCCTCATTACTGATTTTCATTTAGCCGTTGGACAGTTTATCAATTACCGGACGGCTCTTAGGATGTTGCAGTCAGAGCGAGTGTTGTATTTAGCCGTTCCCGCCGATGCCTTCAATGCTTTTTTTAGAGAGCGTTTCCCCCAAGAAGTTATCCGTTCTTATCAGATTAAGCTGATTGTTTATAATCCTATTCACTCGGAGATTGCCCAATGGATAAATTAG
- a CDS encoding type II toxin-antitoxin system VapC family toxin, which translates to MKLLLDTHIFIWLIDGNSNLSQTAKQAIEDQKNTLHLSIASLWEITIKTSLGKLELAIPLEQILMNYILPSGIEILPIYLPHLLTLKTLPFHHRDPFDRLLIAQAKSETFALVSEDRIFKQYDVEIFW; encoded by the coding sequence ATGAAACTATTGTTAGATACACACATCTTTATTTGGCTTATCGATGGCAATTCAAACCTTAGCCAAACCGCAAAACAAGCCATCGAAGATCAAAAAAACACCCTACATCTCAGCATTGCTAGCCTCTGGGAAATAACCATTAAAACAAGCCTGGGTAAACTCGAACTTGCTATCCCACTCGAACAAATTTTAATGAACTATATCCTTCCCAGCGGTATTGAAATTTTACCGATTTATCTTCCACACTTATTAACCCTAAAAACTCTACCGTTCCATCATCGAGATCCCTTTGATCGATTGTTAATTGCCCAAGCCAAATCGGAAACATTCGCATTGGTATCAGAAGACCGTATATTTAAGCAATATGACGTAGAAATATTTTGGTGA
- a CDS encoding XisI protein — MDKLEHYRHCIKTLLQTQSGHNSSTSDVESQLIFDSEGDHYLWIDLGWVELESVYTCFLHLDIKEGKIWIQRNRTETDIAQALVKMGVPPEDIVLGLHPPYKRPYTGYGMPQLEPISLGV; from the coding sequence ATGGATAAATTAGAACATTATCGCCACTGTATTAAAACCCTATTACAAACCCAATCGGGTCATAATTCAAGCACATCTGATGTCGAAAGTCAACTTATTTTTGACTCCGAGGGCGACCATTACCTCTGGATTGATCTGGGTTGGGTTGAGCTTGAATCGGTTTATACTTGCTTTCTGCATTTGGATATTAAGGAGGGGAAAATCTGGATTCAACGCAATCGCACAGAAACCGATATTGCTCAAGCATTAGTCAAGATGGGAGTCCCACCAGAAGATATTGTTTTAGGGCTACATCCTCCCTATAAACGCCCCTATACTGGCTATGGAATGCCACAGTTAGAACCTATTTCTCTCGGTGTTTAA
- a CDS encoding type II toxin-antitoxin system VapC family toxin, with protein sequence MTDFLVDSNVILDVLTEDPYWFDWSAAQLADCAESGTLHINPIIYAEVSIGFKAVTEVESVFRFFQRDGLLYEAAFLAGQAFLAYRRRGGVKRSPLPDFYIGAHGVVSGYNLLTRDATRYQTYFPELVLISPKSSG encoded by the coding sequence ATGACGGATTTCCTCGTGGATAGTAATGTGATTCTGGATGTCTTAACTGAAGATCCTTATTGGTTTGACTGGTCAGCCGCACAATTGGCTGATTGTGCTGAGAGTGGAACATTGCATATCAACCCGATTATTTATGCGGAAGTTTCGATTGGGTTTAAGGCTGTGACGGAGGTGGAATCAGTATTTCGCTTTTTTCAGAGGGATGGATTACTTTATGAGGCGGCATTTTTAGCGGGTCAGGCTTTTTTAGCCTATCGTCGTAGGGGTGGTGTGAAAAGATCGCCTTTACCGGATTTCTATATTGGTGCTCATGGGGTTGTGTCTGGGTACAATCTGCTCACTCGTGATGCTACCCGTTACCAAACCTATTTCCCTGAACTTGTCCTTATCAGTCCTAAGTCGAGTGGCTAG
- a CDS encoding nucleotidyltransferase domain-containing protein, whose amino-acid sequence MQHQNLSEIIELIKGWFGVHYQERVSQIVLYGSQARGEARLDSDIDLLIVLQSGFDYAQEIERTSEFIQELSLRYDTVISRAFISDFRFNHEKSPFLLNVHREGIYL is encoded by the coding sequence ATGCAACATCAAAATTTATCGGAAATTATTGAGTTGATCAAGGGTTGGTTTGGGGTGCATTATCAGGAGCGGGTGAGTCAGATTGTGTTGTATGGTTCTCAGGCAAGGGGGGAAGCGCGGCTTGATTCAGATATTGATTTGTTGATTGTTTTGCAGTCGGGTTTTGACTATGCTCAGGAAATTGAGAGAACGAGTGAGTTTATTCAAGAGTTGTCTTTAAGGTATGATACGGTAATTTCCCGTGCTTTTATTTCTGATTTTCGGTTTAATCACGAAAAAAGTCCTTTTTTACTGAATGTTCATCGAGAGGGAATTTATTTATAA
- a CDS encoding transcriptional regulator yields the protein MLTTETEILAILRNLPQPALDEAKIFLDFLAWRYQNNSHQGANLIASLRGKATGDLSTDEILSLTRGEE from the coding sequence ATGCTCACTACGGAAACTGAAATTTTAGCGATTTTGCGTAATCTGCCCCAGCCTGCTCTGGATGAGGCGAAAATATTTTTAGATTTTTTGGCTTGGCGGTATCAAAATAATTCGCATCAAGGAGCAAATTTAATTGCGAGTCTGCGAGGAAAGGCGACGGGGGATCTGAGTACTGATGAGATTTTGAGTTTAACGCGGGGTGAGGAATGA
- a CDS encoding CHAT domain-containing protein, with product MEQYEAFLQEALRLTYESSFNPSVVYPFLERQQDKLNEDLIALIPAFATRSNISGLFNFANLVQQFPHGQRAINVEIAIAIYIKALDFWDCQDNPEAWATIQNSLAVAYWNRLRGERAENIERGIRCFQAALEVFTCTAFPEDWAKTQNNLGTAYCDRIRGERADNIEEGIRYYQAALEVFTCTAFPEDWAKTQNNLGTAYCDRIRGERADNIEEGIRYYQAALEVRTRTAFPEDWARTQNNLGNAYRNRIRGERADNIEEGIRYFQAALEVLTRTAFPQYWATTQMNLGEAYRNRIRGERADNIEEGIRCYQAALEVFTRTAFPEDWAKTQNNLGNAYSNRIRGKGANNIIKEAIRRFQVALEFYSRTSFPEKWPDPQNNLATAYQIRIIRRERANNIIEEAIRRFQVALEVRLRNAFPEDWARAENNLAIAHSNRIQRKRADNIEEALRCFQAALEVYTRTAFPYEWARTQMNLGAAYWRRIRGERTDNIESAIRCFQSALEVLTRKAFPYEWATTQNNLGAAYEQQGQAATAINCYQAALEVYTPSSFPLDCLRTGRNLGDLGYNLQNWEIAIEGYDNAIRAVEQSRDWATNPQTKQQLIADALPLYGRMIQACFQLQRYEQALLTVERSKARTFTELLHNANRLPQNATPDQIQRYQQLNREIAALQYALNDQPPTDPTNPQPGQRSHNLPNPAPQTTPLLTLIQQRKALLAEINDPTFNAFETVKPELPDFSQLLNNTTAILQWFLPQDSDLGAYAFLITHQNSQTHIHPHRYSPAQRQALDQFNQTYNDDYRQNSWYEALDQRLDHLAQLLDLPQLLTHRPNPCDHLILIPHLYLHLFPLHALTIPIQTATNPEGASIAPLQDCFEKGVRYAPSCQILAYLYNRPRPQTTAPFFAIQNPTQDLPYTDVEIDLIRRRFDPAHILKHAAANKPAFAQPTTRAQLENSEIIHFACHGGFNSTNPLNSALILAGDKPAPPDGDRTLTLRDGRRFDTEHQGLTAAEIYRNLKLACRLVILSACETGRLDTRTTDEYIGLANALLYAGSNTVVDTLWCVDDFATAFVAVRFHEELTPNRTIPQALKAAQTWFRTCTPAQILNWCKQTFDFSEDDLDRCQIRLNRYNPQTPFNQRLYWSAFRVNGLE from the coding sequence ATGGAACAGTACGAAGCGTTTTTACAAGAAGCTCTGCGCTTGACCTATGAGAGCAGCTTTAATCCCTCCGTTGTTTATCCCTTCCTTGAACGCCAGCAAGACAAGCTGAATGAGGATCTGATCGCACTCATTCCCGCCTTTGCCACTCGCAGCAACATCAGTGGTTTGTTCAATTTTGCCAATTTGGTGCAGCAATTTCCCCACGGTCAACGGGCGATTAATGTAGAAATTGCCATTGCGATTTACATCAAAGCCCTAGATTTTTGGGACTGTCAAGATAATCCCGAAGCTTGGGCAACGATTCAAAACAGTTTGGCGGTTGCTTACTGGAATCGTCTGCGCGGAGAGCGAGCCGAAAATATCGAGCGGGGGATTCGCTGCTTCCAAGCTGCCTTAGAAGTCTTCACCTGCACTGCATTTCCCGAAGATTGGGCAAAGACTCAAAATAACTTGGGGACTGCCTACTGTGACCGCATCCGGGGAGAGCGAGCCGACAATATCGAGGAGGGGATTCGCTACTACCAAGCTGCCTTAGAAGTCTTCACCTGCACTGCATTTCCCGAAGATTGGGCAAAGACTCAAAATAACTTGGGGACTGCCTACTGTGACCGCATCCGGGGAGAGCGAGCCGACAATATCGAGGAGGGGATTCGCTACTACCAAGCCGCCTTAGAAGTCCGCACCCGCACCGCCTTTCCCGAAGATTGGGCAAGGACTCAAAATAACTTGGGGAATGCCTACCGTAACCGCATCCGGGGAGAGCGAGCCGACAATATCGAGGAGGGGATTCGTTACTTCCAAGCGGCTTTAGAAGTCTTGACCCGCACTGCCTTTCCCCAATATTGGGCAACGACTCAAATGAACTTGGGAGAAGCCTACCGTAACCGCATCCGGGGAGAGCGAGCCGACAATATCGAGGAGGGGATTCGCTGCTACCAAGCCGCCTTAGAAGTCTTCACCCGTACCGCCTTTCCCGAAGATTGGGCAAAGACTCAAAATAACTTGGGGAATGCCTATAGTAACCGCATCCGGGGAAAAGGAGCTAACAATATCATCAAGGAGGCAATTCGCCGCTTCCAAGTCGCTTTAGAATTCTACAGCCGCACGTCATTTCCCGAAAAATGGCCAGATCCTCAAAATAACTTGGCGACTGCCTACCAAATCCGTATCATCCGGAGAGAGCGAGCCAACAATATCATTGAGGAAGCTATTCGCCGCTTCCAAGTCGCCTTAGAAGTCCGCCTGCGTAACGCTTTTCCTGAAGATTGGGCAAGGGCTGAAAATAACTTGGCGATTGCCCACTCAAACCGCATCCAGAGAAAGCGAGCGGACAATATTGAGGAGGCACTTCGCTGTTTCCAAGCTGCCTTAGAAGTCTACACCCGCACGGCATTTCCCTATGAATGGGCAAGGACTCAAATGAACTTGGGGGCTGCCTACTGGAGACGCATCCGGGGAGAGCGAACCGACAATATCGAGTCGGCGATTCGCTGCTTCCAATCCGCCTTAGAAGTCCTCACCCGCAAGGCATTTCCCTATGAATGGGCAACAACTCAAAATAACTTGGGGGCTGCCTACGAGCAACAAGGTCAGGCCGCAACCGCAATTAACTGCTACCAGGCCGCCTTAGAAGTCTACACCCCCTCCTCCTTCCCCCTAGACTGCCTCAGAACCGGGCGCAACCTCGGCGACCTCGGCTACAACCTCCAAAACTGGGAAATCGCCATCGAAGGCTACGACAACGCCATCCGCGCCGTCGAACAAAGCCGCGACTGGGCCACCAACCCCCAAACCAAACAACAACTGATCGCCGATGCCCTCCCCCTCTACGGGCGCATGATCCAAGCCTGCTTCCAACTCCAACGCTACGAACAAGCCCTCCTCACCGTCGAACGCAGCAAAGCCCGCACCTTCACCGAACTCCTCCACAACGCCAACCGCCTCCCCCAAAACGCCACCCCCGACCAAATCCAACGCTACCAACAACTCAACCGCGAAATCGCCGCCCTGCAATACGCCCTCAACGACCAACCCCCCACCGACCCCACCAACCCCCAACCCGGCCAACGCAGCCACAACCTCCCCAACCCCGCCCCCCAAACCACCCCCCTCCTCACCCTCATCCAACAACGCAAAGCCCTCCTGGCCGAAATCAACGACCCTACCTTCAACGCCTTTGAAACCGTCAAACCTGAACTCCCCGACTTCAGCCAACTCCTCAACAACACCACCGCCATCCTCCAATGGTTCCTCCCCCAAGACTCCGACCTTGGAGCCTACGCCTTCCTGATCACCCACCAAAACAGCCAAACCCACATCCACCCCCACCGCTACAGCCCCGCCCAACGCCAAGCCCTCGACCAATTCAACCAAACCTATAACGACGACTACCGCCAAAACAGTTGGTACGAAGCCCTCGATCAACGCCTCGACCACCTCGCCCAACTCCTCGACCTCCCCCAACTTCTCACCCATCGCCCCAACCCCTGCGATCACCTCATCCTCATCCCCCACCTCTACCTCCACCTCTTCCCCCTCCACGCCCTCACCATCCCGATCCAAACCGCCACAAATCCAGAGGGCGCAAGCATTGCGCCCCTACAGGATTGTTTTGAAAAAGGGGTGCGCTATGCCCCCAGTTGCCAAATTCTCGCCTACCTGTACAACCGCCCCCGCCCCCAAACCACCGCCCCCTTCTTCGCCATCCAAAACCCCACCCAAGACCTCCCCTATACCGACGTAGAAATTGACCTCATCCGCCGCCGCTTCGACCCCGCCCACATCCTCAAACACGCCGCCGCCAATAAACCCGCCTTCGCCCAACCCACCACCCGCGCCCAACTGGAAAACAGCGAAATCATCCATTTCGCCTGTCATGGCGGCTTCAACAGCACCAACCCCCTCAACTCCGCCCTGATCCTCGCCGGAGACAAACCCGCCCCCCCCGACGGCGATCGCACCCTCACCCTCCGGGATGGCCGCCGCTTCGACACCGAACACCAAGGCCTCACCGCCGCCGAAATCTACCGCAACCTGAAACTGGCCTGCCGCCTCGTCATCCTCTCCGCCTGCGAAACCGGCCGCCTCGACACCCGCACCACCGACGAATACATCGGCCTCGCCAACGCCCTCCTTTATGCTGGAAGTAACACCGTCGTTGATACCCTCTGGTGCGTCGATGACTTCGCCACTGCCTTTGTAGCCGTCCGCTTCCATGAAGAACTCACCCCCAACCGCACCATTCCCCAAGCCTTAAAAGCCGCCCAGACTTGGTTCCGCACCTGCACCCCCGCCCAAATCCTAAACTGGTGCAAGCAGACCTTCGACTTCTCAGAGGACGATTTAGACCGTTGCCAAATCAGACTTAACCGCTACAATCCCCAAACTCCTTTTAACCAGCGTCTCTACTGGTCCGCCTTCCGCGTCAACGGGCTAGAATAG
- a CDS encoding glutamate synthase-related protein, whose amino-acid sequence MENQTLKHTSTVEHPYPGQPWLVEERDACGVGFLANTTGSVNHEIIQQALGALGCLEHRGGCSADYDSGDGAGIMTGIPRLVFESWFSEHQIPMPGVDQLGVGMVFLPQGEAEAQAGRAYIEEMVQQVGVQVLGWRVVPTHPEVLGPQARQYMPRIEQIMVTSDTLSGAELDRVLYIARSRVGKKLSDDFYICSFSCRTIVYKGMVRSVILGDFYSDLKNPQYTSQFAVYHRRFSTNTMPKWYLAQPMRLLGHNGEINTLLGNINWMAARENHLTVPGWTAEELQGLTPIVNPANSDSANLDSTMELLVRTGYSPLEAAMILVPEAYKNQPDLEPYPHIADFYEFYSSIQEPWDGPALLVFCDGKTVGASLDRNGLRPARYCLTHDGLVIVASEAGVVPIDESRILEKGRLGPGQVMAVDLETHEVQKNWEIKERIAIAKPFGEWVKTHRQSLSAQPFSDQRTYHHSELLQQQTSFGYTAEDVEMIVISMALDGKEPTFCMGDDAPLAVLSEKPRLVYDYFKQRFAQVTNPPIDPLRESLVMSLVMELGKRGNLLNVQPSDVATLKVSTPVLNEGELAAIKASNFAPATLSTRYPVAAGPSGLEQALKTLTQQAAEAVKGGSHILILSDAISPEGATEPLRADQTYIPPMLAVGAVHHHLIQKGLRLEASLVVETAQCWSTHHFACLVGYGVSAICPYLALETVRDWWHSEKTQKMMERGQIAKLSLSEAQSHYRKAVEAGLLKILSKMGISLLASYHGAQIFEAIGLGLDVVDLCFKGTTSRLGGMTLGDLAQESMTFHQRAFPELHANKLENYGFVKYKPGGEYHMNSPEMAKSLHNAVRGFKTMQEQGTGAKALMEQGYDHYETYLKYLEDRPATALRDLLDFQSDRSPIGVDEVEGVEEIVKRFCSGAMSLGALSPEAHETLAVAMNRIGGKSNSGEGGEDSLRYRVINDVDEKGLSPSHPHLKGLRNGDTANSAVKQVASGRFGVTPEYLMSGDQVEIKMAQGAKPGEGGQLPGKKVSDYIAMLRRSKAGVTLISPPPHHDIYSIEDLAQLIFDLHQINPKAKVSVKLVAEIGIGTVAAGVAKANADVIQISGHDGGTGASPLSSIKHAGVPWELGVTEVHRSLLENHLRDRVLLRADGGIKTGYDVIMAALMGAEEYGFGSVAMIAEGCIMARVCHTNACPVGVATQQERLRKRFPGTPDDVVNFFYFVAEEVRQLLARLGYRSLEEIIGRSDLLKARENNPVSKTQGLNVTCLTLPPVTEERSWLVHEAVHSNGPVLDDELLADAEVLEAITDQGQITKTVNIVNTDRSVGARLAGEIAKRYGDEGFAGQLNLNFQGAAGQSFGAFNLPGMILHLTGEANDYVGKGMHGGEIIITPPANAPYNPADNAIVGNTCLYGATGGTLYANGRAGERFAVRNSLGQAVIEGAGDHCCEYMTGGVIVVLGSCGRNVGAGMTGGLAYFYDESGRFPSHVNPEIVKIQRVVTPAGEQQLKGLIEAHVEKTGSAKGRAILADWEQALPKFWQVVPPSEADSPEAGEVSADKALSAV is encoded by the coding sequence ATGGAAAATCAAACCCTTAAACATACTTCTACAGTAGAACATCCCTACCCCGGTCAGCCTTGGTTAGTGGAAGAACGAGATGCTTGTGGGGTAGGCTTTTTAGCCAATACCACCGGAAGCGTCAACCATGAAATTATTCAACAGGCACTGGGGGCGCTCGGTTGTCTCGAACATCGGGGAGGCTGTAGCGCTGACTACGATTCCGGCGATGGGGCAGGCATTATGACGGGGATTCCTCGTCTCGTCTTCGAGTCTTGGTTTAGCGAACATCAGATCCCCATGCCCGGAGTGGATCAATTGGGGGTGGGGATGGTGTTCTTGCCCCAAGGAGAAGCCGAAGCCCAAGCGGGACGGGCTTATATTGAAGAGATGGTGCAACAGGTGGGGGTGCAGGTGTTGGGGTGGCGGGTAGTTCCCACTCATCCTGAAGTGCTAGGCCCCCAAGCTCGGCAATATATGCCCCGGATTGAACAGATCATGGTGACATCGGATACCTTGAGTGGGGCGGAATTAGACCGGGTTTTGTATATTGCGCGATCGCGAGTGGGAAAAAAACTCTCCGATGACTTCTACATCTGCTCCTTCTCCTGCCGCACCATTGTTTATAAAGGTATGGTGCGTTCCGTCATCCTCGGCGACTTTTACTCCGACCTCAAAAACCCCCAATACACCAGTCAATTCGCCGTCTATCACCGCCGTTTTAGCACCAATACCATGCCCAAATGGTATCTCGCCCAACCCATGCGTTTACTGGGGCATAACGGCGAAATTAACACCCTCTTGGGCAATATTAACTGGATGGCCGCCCGAGAAAATCATCTCACGGTTCCCGGTTGGACAGCCGAAGAACTCCAAGGCCTCACCCCCATTGTCAACCCCGCCAATAGTGATTCCGCTAACCTGGATAGTACAATGGAACTGCTAGTGCGCACAGGCTACAGTCCCCTAGAAGCGGCCATGATTTTGGTTCCCGAAGCCTACAAAAATCAGCCCGACTTAGAACCCTATCCCCACATTGCCGACTTTTACGAATTTTACAGCAGCATCCAAGAACCTTGGGACGGCCCCGCCCTCCTAGTCTTCTGTGATGGGAAAACCGTAGGGGCAAGCTTAGACCGCAACGGATTGCGCCCCGCCCGCTACTGTTTGACCCATGATGGCCTAGTGATTGTCGCCTCGGAAGCCGGGGTAGTTCCCATTGATGAAAGTCGCATTCTCGAAAAAGGACGCTTAGGCCCCGGTCAAGTGATGGCTGTAGACTTAGAAACCCACGAAGTCCAGAAAAACTGGGAAATTAAAGAACGCATCGCCATTGCCAAACCCTTCGGGGAATGGGTCAAAACCCATCGTCAGTCCCTGTCGGCTCAACCCTTTAGCGACCAACGCACCTATCACCACTCGGAACTGTTGCAACAACAAACCAGCTTCGGCTACACCGCCGAAGATGTGGAAATGATTGTGATTTCTATGGCCTTGGACGGTAAAGAACCCACCTTCTGCATGGGAGATGATGCCCCCTTAGCCGTCCTCTCGGAAAAACCCCGTCTGGTCTACGATTACTTTAAGCAACGGTTCGCCCAAGTCACGAACCCCCCCATTGACCCCCTACGGGAAAGTTTGGTCATGTCCCTAGTGATGGAATTAGGGAAACGGGGGAATCTGCTTAACGTGCAACCCTCAGACGTGGCCACGCTGAAAGTCTCTACTCCCGTCTTAAACGAAGGGGAATTAGCCGCCATTAAAGCCTCCAATTTCGCCCCGGCCACCCTCTCCACCCGTTACCCCGTCGCTGCTGGTCCAAGTGGATTAGAACAGGCCTTAAAGACCCTCACCCAGCAAGCGGCCGAAGCGGTGAAAGGAGGGAGCCACATCCTGATTCTGAGTGATGCCATCTCCCCCGAAGGGGCAACAGAACCCCTCCGGGCCGACCAAACCTATATCCCCCCCATGTTGGCGGTGGGGGCGGTGCATCACCACCTCATCCAGAAGGGGTTACGCCTAGAGGCCTCTCTGGTCGTCGAAACGGCTCAATGTTGGAGTACCCATCATTTCGCCTGTTTAGTGGGTTACGGTGTCTCCGCCATTTGCCCCTATTTAGCCCTAGAAACCGTCCGGGACTGGTGGCATAGTGAAAAGACCCAGAAGATGATGGAACGGGGGCAGATTGCTAAATTAAGCCTCTCTGAAGCCCAATCCCACTATCGCAAGGCGGTAGAGGCCGGGTTACTGAAAATCCTCTCGAAAATGGGGATTTCCCTCCTCGCTTCCTATCACGGGGCGCAAATTTTCGAGGCCATTGGTTTGGGCTTAGATGTGGTTGACCTCTGCTTTAAAGGCACAACCTCCCGTTTAGGGGGGATGACCTTAGGGGATTTAGCCCAGGAAAGCATGACCTTCCATCAGCGCGCTTTCCCCGAACTCCACGCCAACAAGTTGGAAAACTACGGCTTTGTGAAATATAAACCCGGTGGGGAGTATCACATGAACTCACCGGAAATGGCCAAATCCCTGCATAATGCGGTACGGGGCTTTAAAACCATGCAGGAACAGGGGACTGGGGCTAAGGCCTTGATGGAACAGGGCTATGATCACTATGAAACCTATTTGAAGTATCTCGAAGACCGCCCAGCTACGGCCTTACGGGATTTATTGGACTTCCAGAGTGACCGTTCCCCCATTGGGGTGGATGAAGTGGAAGGGGTGGAGGAAATTGTCAAACGCTTCTGTAGTGGGGCCATGTCTTTGGGGGCTTTATCTCCTGAAGCCCACGAAACCCTAGCGGTGGCCATGAATCGCATCGGGGGGAAATCTAACTCTGGGGAAGGGGGCGAGGACTCCCTACGCTACCGGGTGATTAATGATGTGGATGAGAAGGGTTTATCCCCCTCCCACCCCCATCTGAAAGGCCTGCGCAATGGTGACACGGCTAATTCTGCGGTGAAACAAGTGGCATCGGGACGCTTTGGCGTGACTCCAGAATATTTGATGAGTGGCGACCAAGTGGAAATCAAGATGGCGCAAGGGGCAAAACCGGGAGAAGGGGGCCAACTGCCGGGTAAAAAGGTGAGTGATTATATTGCCATGTTGCGGCGGTCTAAAGCGGGGGTGACGTTGATTTCTCCTCCCCCTCACCATGATATTTATTCCATTGAAGACTTAGCACAATTGATCTTTGATCTGCACCAAATCAACCCCAAGGCTAAGGTTTCGGTGAAGTTGGTGGCGGAAATTGGTATTGGTACCGTGGCCGCTGGGGTGGCGAAGGCCAACGCTGATGTGATTCAAATTTCCGGCCATGATGGGGGAACTGGGGCCTCTCCCTTAAGTTCCATTAAACACGCGGGGGTTCCTTGGGAATTAGGGGTGACAGAGGTGCATCGTTCCTTACTGGAAAATCATCTGCGCGATCGCGTTCTCCTACGAGCCGATGGTGGGATCAAAACCGGATACGATGTCATCATGGCCGCCCTCATGGGTGCTGAAGAATACGGCTTTGGGTCGGTGGCGATGATTGCCGAAGGCTGTATCATGGCTCGCGTCTGCCATACCAACGCTTGCCCCGTCGGTGTCGCCACGCAACAGGAACGTCTGCGCAAACGTTTCCCCGGCACCCCCGATGATGTGGTGAATTTCTTCTATTTTGTCGCCGAAGAAGTGCGCCAACTCCTCGCCCGTTTAGGCTATCGTTCCTTAGAGGAGATCATCGGTCGTTCTGACCTGCTCAAAGCGCGGGAAAATAACCCTGTGAGCAAAACCCAAGGCTTAAACGTCACCTGTTTAACCTTACCCCCTGTAACGGAAGAACGGTCTTGGTTAGTCCATGAAGCGGTTCACAGTAACGGCCCCGTCCTTGATGATGAGTTATTGGCCGATGCAGAAGTTCTGGAGGCCATCACCGACCAAGGCCAAATCACCAAAACCGTGAACATTGTCAACACCGACCGCAGCGTAGGCGCTCGCCTTGCCGGAGAAATTGCCAAACGCTACGGCGATGAAGGCTTTGCCGGACAGCTTAACCTCAACTTCCAAGGGGCGGCCGGGCAGAGTTTCGGGGCCTTTAACCTCCCCGGCATGATCTTACACCTGACCGGAGAGGCCAATGATTATGTAGGGAAAGGGATGCACGGGGGCGAAATTATCATTACTCCCCCCGCCAATGCGCCCTACAATCCGGCCGATAACGCCATTGTGGGCAATACCTGCCTCTACGGGGCCACAGGAGGCACCCTCTACGCCAATGGTCGCGCTGGGGAACGTTTTGCCGTGCGGAACTCCCTCGGCCAGGCCGTCATTGAAGGGGCTGGCGACCACTGCTGTGAGTATATGACCGGGGGCGTAATTGTGGTGTTAGGGTCTTGTGGCCGCAATGTGGGCGCAGGGATGACCGGGGGACTGGCTTATTTCTATGATGAAAGTGGTCGTTTTCCCAGTCATGTTAACCCGGAAATCGTCAAGATTCAGCGCGTTGTGACTCCGGCCGGAGAACAACAACTCAAGGGGTTAATTGAAGCCCATGTTGAGAAAACGGGCAGCGCTAAAGGTCGGGCGATTTTAGCCGATTGGGAGCAGGCGTTACCCAAGTTCTGGCAAGTGGTTCCCCCCTCCGAGGCGGATAGTCCTGAAGCGGGAGAAGTGAGCGCAGATAAAGCGCTGTCGGCGGTGTAA
- a CDS encoding DUF2281 domain-containing protein, producing MSPLLEKVLAEITQLNQQEQRQLISYLITHYQQQPHPLTNPTISRKNLFGCMQGKIKIADDFNAPLKDFAEYME from the coding sequence ATGAGTCCTCTCCTAGAAAAAGTCTTAGCAGAAATTACCCAACTCAATCAGCAAGAACAGCGACAACTGATCTCCTACCTCATTACCCACTATCAACAACAGCCCCACCCATTAACAAACCCAACCATCAGCCGCAAAAACCTCTTTGGCTGTATGCAAGGCAAAATCAAAATTGCCGACGACTTTAACGCCCCCCTCAAAGACTTTGCCGAGTACATGGAATGA